One region of Mycolicibacterium rhodesiae NBB3 genomic DNA includes:
- a CDS encoding thioesterase II family protein has product MRKFHNRESSDRPTLLLFPHAGAGASWYRQFSKVLSDDFEVIAFQYPGRQDRAGEPPLATLEDIAAGAFAEFVASEANNGSPITTLGHSMGALVSFEFARLAEAAGVKVRQLTVLAAVAPHRVAGKPPAPKDDQGLLAHLRWLGGTNADVIADPELVTMTFPVVKADHRAAQTYSCEPSARIAARIQVIGGDQDPIVSMADLHGWREHSDDVDVMIFEGGHFFLLDHVAAIRELL; this is encoded by the coding sequence ATGCGGAAATTCCACAATCGGGAGTCGAGCGATCGTCCAACGCTGCTGTTGTTCCCGCATGCGGGTGCCGGGGCCTCCTGGTACCGGCAGTTTTCCAAGGTCTTGAGCGACGACTTCGAGGTCATCGCCTTCCAATATCCGGGCCGACAGGACCGTGCGGGCGAACCGCCGTTGGCGACGCTCGAGGACATCGCTGCGGGCGCCTTCGCCGAGTTCGTCGCCTCGGAGGCCAACAACGGGAGTCCGATCACCACGCTCGGTCACAGCATGGGGGCGCTCGTCTCGTTCGAATTCGCCAGGCTCGCCGAGGCGGCGGGAGTGAAGGTGCGACAGCTCACCGTCCTGGCGGCCGTCGCCCCGCACCGGGTCGCCGGTAAACCGCCCGCGCCGAAGGACGACCAGGGTCTGCTCGCCCACCTGCGGTGGCTCGGCGGCACCAATGCCGACGTGATCGCCGACCCCGAACTCGTCACGATGACGTTCCCCGTCGTCAAGGCCGATCACCGTGCCGCGCAGACGTATTCGTGTGAGCCGAGCGCGCGGATCGCTGCCCGGATCCAGGTGATCGGCGGTGATCAGGACCCCATCGTGTCGATGGCGGATCTGCACGGGTGGCGCGAGCACAGCGACGATGTGGACGTCATGATTTTCGAGGGTGGCCACTTCTTCCTTCTCGATCATGTCGCCGCGATCAGAGAACTGTTGTGA
- the dnaJ gene encoding molecular chaperone DnaJ — translation MARDYYGLLGVSKGASDTEIKRAYRKLARELHPDVNPDEEAQARFKEISAAYEVLSDPEKRRIVDLGGDPLESAAAAGNGFGGFGGLGDVFEAFFGGGTSTRGPVGRVRPGSDSLLRMRLDLSECATGVTKQVTVDTAVLCDLCQGKGTHGKSVPVTCDTCHGQGEVQTVQRSLLGQVMTSRPCPVCGGVGEVIPDPCHRCGGDGRVRARREISVKIPAGVGDGMRVRLAAQGEVGPGGGPAGDLYVEVHEKAHDIFVRDGDDLHCTISVPMVDAALGTTVSVDAILDGPTDITIAAGTQPGQVTTLRGHGMPHLRSGVRGDLHAHIDVVVPSRLDHEDIELLRKLKEKRSRDTAEVRTARANAAGGGLFSRLRETFSGR, via the coding sequence GTGGCACGCGATTACTACGGGCTGCTCGGCGTGAGCAAAGGCGCGAGTGATACGGAGATCAAGCGCGCGTACCGGAAACTGGCCAGGGAGTTGCACCCCGACGTCAACCCGGACGAGGAGGCGCAGGCGCGGTTCAAGGAGATCAGCGCCGCCTATGAGGTGCTGAGCGATCCGGAGAAGCGCCGCATTGTCGACCTGGGCGGCGATCCGCTGGAATCCGCCGCCGCTGCGGGCAACGGGTTCGGCGGATTCGGTGGACTCGGCGACGTCTTCGAGGCGTTCTTCGGCGGCGGCACCTCCACGCGCGGGCCGGTCGGCCGGGTGCGGCCCGGCTCGGATTCGCTGCTGCGGATGCGGCTGGACCTCTCGGAGTGCGCGACCGGCGTGACCAAACAGGTCACCGTCGACACCGCCGTGCTGTGTGATCTGTGTCAGGGCAAGGGCACCCACGGCAAGTCCGTCCCCGTCACGTGTGACACCTGCCATGGACAGGGCGAGGTGCAGACCGTTCAACGCTCGCTGCTGGGCCAGGTGATGACGTCACGGCCCTGCCCGGTGTGCGGCGGTGTCGGTGAGGTCATTCCCGATCCGTGTCATCGGTGCGGCGGCGACGGCCGGGTGCGCGCGCGCCGCGAGATCAGCGTCAAGATCCCCGCGGGCGTCGGCGACGGGATGCGCGTACGGCTCGCCGCGCAGGGCGAGGTCGGGCCGGGCGGTGGCCCGGCGGGCGACCTGTACGTCGAAGTGCACGAGAAGGCGCACGACATCTTCGTCCGCGACGGCGACGATCTGCACTGCACGATCTCGGTGCCGATGGTCGACGCGGCGCTGGGCACCACCGTCAGCGTCGACGCGATCCTCGACGGGCCGACCGACATCACGATCGCGGCGGGAACCCAACCGGGACAGGTCACGACGCTGCGCGGACACGGGATGCCGCATCTGCGCTCCGGCGTGCGCGGAGACCTGCACGCCCACATCGATGTCGTGGTGCCCTCGCGGTTGGACCACGAGGACATCGAGTTGTTGCGCAAGCTGAAGGAGAAGCGCAGCCGGGACACCGCAGAGGTCCGGACCGCGCGCGCCAACGCCGCCGGCGGTGGACTCTTCAGCCGGCTGCGCGAGACGTTCAGCGGTCGCTGA
- a CDS encoding 16S rRNA (uracil(1498)-N(3))-methyltransferase: MTQALFYVDALPSVGELAVVEGDEGFHAANVRRIRAGEKLDLSDGAGTIARCVIEDVGKGRLTARVIDLRAVAIRRPRITVVQALPKSDRSELAIELATEAGADAFVAWQASRSVARWDGQHRVDKGLRRWRAVARSAARQSRRAHIPEVSGVVSTTELVERVRDIESTPVLVLHESATQPIAEVPVAEADSLLLVIGPEGGIADDEVAALSTAGAAVVRLGPTVLRTSTAAAVALGALGVLTNRWAAHT; this comes from the coding sequence GTGACGCAAGCGCTCTTCTATGTCGACGCGCTGCCCTCAGTAGGTGAGCTGGCCGTGGTGGAGGGCGACGAAGGCTTCCACGCGGCGAACGTGCGACGGATTCGGGCCGGCGAGAAACTCGACCTCAGCGACGGTGCGGGCACTATCGCCCGCTGCGTCATCGAAGACGTCGGCAAGGGCAGGCTGACGGCGCGGGTGATCGACCTTCGCGCTGTCGCGATTCGGCGGCCGCGGATCACCGTCGTCCAGGCCCTGCCCAAGTCGGACCGTTCCGAACTGGCCATCGAGTTGGCGACCGAGGCCGGTGCCGACGCATTCGTCGCCTGGCAGGCGTCGCGCAGCGTCGCGCGCTGGGACGGACAACACCGCGTCGACAAGGGCCTTCGCCGATGGCGGGCCGTCGCCCGATCGGCCGCGCGGCAGTCGCGCCGCGCGCACATACCCGAGGTCAGCGGGGTGGTGTCCACGACCGAACTGGTGGAGCGGGTACGCGACATCGAGTCGACTCCGGTCCTCGTTTTGCACGAGTCGGCGACGCAGCCGATCGCCGAGGTGCCTGTCGCAGAAGCTGATTCACTGCTCCTCGTCATCGGTCCGGAGGGCGGCATCGCCGACGACGAGGTCGCCGCACTGTCGACGGCGGGCGCCGCGGTCGTGCGACTCGGGCCAACGGTGTTGCGTACCTCGACGGCGGCGGCGGTCGCCTTGGGAGCCCTCGGTGTGCTCACGAACCGATGGGCCGCCCACACGTAG
- a CDS encoding polyketide synthase translates to MNDADPIVVSGMSLEAPGGVRAPSEYWRALSESRELIGRLPRDRGWPVDDMLSLSRLEGWANACDAGGFLDDPGAFDPVFFNISAREATVTSPQIRLAMLLAWKALENNGINPDALDEEEAGCFVGAYPTEYGPAGGQADEYSGYRTVGRITEGIAGRVSHSLGLAGPCATVNTGCASSLTALHLAASSVRNGECDWALAGGVCVMGSPAIIYDFARQNELATDGHCRVYADDSSGTLWAEGGGFVVIETESRAKRLGHRVFGRILASHYNHNGKGKPILTPRSEAQEKLIRRVIASSGIDAADVGMIEGHGTATRAGDRAELTALLNTYGAAGSAAYVGSAKSNIGHAQAAGGMLGLIKVLLAGWHGHVPASLFTDNPTRLIDWDSTGLRLATKLHPWGPKRGSRYGAVSSYGADGVNAHTIIGMPVGEEHDDF, encoded by the coding sequence GTGAACGACGCCGATCCGATCGTCGTATCGGGGATGTCGCTGGAGGCGCCCGGTGGTGTGCGCGCCCCGTCGGAGTACTGGAGGGCGCTGAGCGAGTCACGCGAGCTGATCGGGCGGCTTCCTCGCGATCGCGGATGGCCGGTGGATGACATGCTGTCGCTGTCCCGGCTCGAAGGCTGGGCCAACGCATGCGATGCCGGCGGGTTTCTCGACGACCCCGGCGCATTCGATCCGGTCTTCTTCAACATCAGCGCACGCGAGGCGACCGTCACCAGTCCGCAGATACGCCTCGCCATGCTCCTGGCGTGGAAAGCGTTGGAGAACAACGGAATCAACCCGGATGCACTCGACGAGGAGGAGGCGGGCTGCTTCGTCGGGGCGTACCCCACGGAATACGGGCCCGCCGGGGGACAGGCCGACGAGTACTCCGGCTACCGCACCGTCGGCCGCATCACCGAAGGCATCGCAGGCCGCGTCTCACACAGCCTCGGCTTGGCCGGTCCATGCGCGACCGTGAACACCGGCTGTGCCTCGTCGTTGACCGCGCTGCACCTGGCCGCGTCCTCGGTGCGTAACGGCGAATGCGACTGGGCGCTGGCCGGTGGTGTGTGCGTCATGGGGTCGCCGGCCATCATCTACGACTTCGCCAGGCAGAACGAACTGGCCACCGACGGACACTGCCGCGTCTACGCCGACGACTCCAGCGGAACACTGTGGGCCGAGGGCGGCGGGTTCGTGGTCATCGAGACCGAGTCCCGCGCAAAACGCCTCGGCCACCGGGTTTTCGGCCGCATCCTGGCCAGCCACTACAACCACAACGGCAAGGGGAAACCGATCCTGACGCCCCGTTCGGAGGCGCAGGAGAAGCTGATCCGCCGGGTCATCGCCTCCTCGGGTATCGACGCTGCGGATGTGGGCATGATCGAGGGGCACGGCACCGCGACCAGGGCCGGGGACCGGGCCGAGCTCACCGCGCTGCTGAACACGTACGGCGCAGCCGGATCCGCCGCCTACGTGGGGTCGGCGAAGTCGAACATCGGCCACGCGCAGGCGGCGGGCGGAATGCTGGGCTTGATCAAGGTACTGCTCGCCGGTTGGCACGGTCATGTCCCGGCGTCGCTGTTCACCGATAACCCCACCAGACTCATCGATTGGGACTCAACGGGTCTGCGGTTGGCCACCAAGCTGCATCCGTGGGGACCGAAACGCGGAAGCCGGTACGGCGCGGTGTCGTCGTACGGGGCG